The following proteins are co-located in the Helicobacter acinonychis genome:
- the rsmI gene encoding 16S rRNA (cytidine(1402)-2'-O)-methyltransferase, producing the protein MLYFLPTPIGNLADITLRTLEVLERCEIFLCEDTRVSKRLLHLLAQNPIIGHSFPNIATKKREFIAFHSHNDQEFLSQIELSFFDKEIAVMSDAGMPSLSDPCMSLVAYALKHNIQYDVLPGASALTTAFCASGFLEGCFFYAGFLPHKSKERRLRIAKILNALAYLEEKTPVVFYESPHRLLETLKDLNDLASGMHLFAAKELTKLHQHYYLGEISQIMTQLQKNNIQGEWVLVLLNEKKIEPCMGLSALLELDLPPKIKTKIEATMTQQNAKELYSQRLLEEKNQ; encoded by the coding sequence GTGCTGTATTTTTTGCCCACTCCTATAGGTAATCTCGCTGACATTACGCTACGTACCTTAGAAGTTCTAGAGCGTTGCGAGATTTTTTTGTGTGAGGATACAAGGGTGAGCAAGAGGCTGTTGCACTTGCTCGCACAAAACCCTATTATTGGTCATTCTTTCCCTAATATCGCTACTAAAAAAAGGGAATTTATCGCTTTCCATTCGCACAATGACCAAGAGTTTTTAAGTCAAATAGAGCTTTCTTTTTTTGACAAAGAAATCGCTGTGATGAGTGATGCGGGCATGCCAAGCTTGAGTGATCCATGCATGAGTTTAGTCGCTTACGCTTTAAAGCATAATATCCAATACGATGTGTTGCCTGGGGCTAGTGCACTCACTACGGCGTTTTGTGCGAGCGGGTTTTTAGAAGGGTGCTTTTTTTACGCCGGTTTTTTGCCTCATAAGAGTAAGGAAAGGCGCTTAAGAATTGCTAAGATTTTAAACGCTTTAGCGTATTTGGAGGAAAAAACCCCAGTGGTTTTTTATGAAAGTCCGCACCGGTTGTTAGAGACTTTAAAGGATTTAAACGATTTGGCTAGTGGCATGCATTTGTTTGCGGCTAAGGAGCTTACCAAACTCCACCAGCACTATTATTTAGGAGAAATTTCTCAAATAATGACGCAGTTACAAAAGAATAATATCCAAGGGGAGTGGGTTTTAGTGCTTTTGAATGAGAAAAAAATAGAGCCTTGTATGGGGCTATCGGCGTTATTAGAGTTGGATTTGCCTCCTAAAATTAAGACTAAAATTGAAGCCACTATGACACAACAAAACGCTAAAGAGCTTTATAGCCAGCGTTTGTTAGAAGAAAAAAATCAATAA
- the rpmE gene encoding 50S ribosomal protein L31 has protein sequence MKKGIHPEYIPCKVTCVTSGKEIEVLSTKPEMRIDISSFCHPFYTGSDKIADTAGRVEKFKQRYNLK, from the coding sequence ATGAAAAAAGGCATTCACCCAGAATATATCCCATGCAAAGTCACTTGCGTAACGAGCGGAAAAGAGATTGAAGTTTTAAGCACTAAACCTGAAATGCGTATTGATATTTCTAGTTTTTGCCACCCTTTCTATACCGGTAGCGATAAAATCGCTGACACTGCAGGGAGAGTAGAGAAATTTAAGCAACGCTACAATTTGAAGTAA
- the rho gene encoding transcription termination factor Rho: protein MNENAPTHKSSHKVKTHTPVSGYHIEDLRTYPTEKLLEIANKLKVENPQEFKRQDLIFEILKTQVTQGGYILFTGILEIMSDGYGFLRGFDGSFSDGHNDTYVSPSQIRRFALRNGDIVTGQVRSPKDQEKYYALLKIEAINYLPLDEIKNRPLFDNLTPLFPDEQIKLEYEPTKVTGRMLDLFSPVGKGQRALIVAPPRTGKTELMKELAQGITSNHPEVELIILLVDERPEEVTDMQRSVKGQVFSSTFDLPANNHIRIAELVLERAKRRVEMGKDVVVLLDSITRLARAYNAVTPSSGKVLSGGVDANALHRPKRFFGAARNIEEGGSLTIIATALIETGSRMDEVIFEEFKGTGNSEIVLARNIADRRIYPAFDILKSGTRKDNILLGKDRLTKVWVLRNVMQQMDDVEALSFVYSKMQQTKDNEEFLNLMNEK from the coding sequence ATGAACGAAAACGCGCCTACGCATAAAAGTTCGCACAAAGTCAAAACGCACACGCCAGTGAGCGGTTATCACATTGAAGATTTACGCACTTACCCTACCGAAAAGCTTTTAGAAATCGCTAACAAGCTCAAAGTAGAAAACCCCCAAGAATTCAAGCGGCAAGACTTGATATTTGAAATTTTAAAAACCCAAGTTACGCAAGGCGGATACATTCTTTTTACTGGGATTTTAGAAATCATGTCCGATGGTTATGGCTTTTTAAGGGGGTTTGATGGGAGTTTTTCAGATGGGCATAATGACACTTATGTTAGCCCTTCTCAAATCAGACGCTTTGCTTTAAGGAATGGCGATATTGTTACCGGTCAAGTGCGCTCCCCAAAAGACCAAGAAAAATACTACGCTCTTTTAAAAATAGAAGCTATCAATTATTTGCCTTTAGATGAGATTAAAAATCGCCCTTTGTTTGACAACCTAACCCCCCTATTCCCTGATGAACAAATCAAATTAGAATACGAACCCACTAAAGTTACCGGTAGGATGTTGGATTTATTTAGCCCTGTGGGTAAGGGTCAAAGGGCTTTGATCGTCGCGCCACCAAGAACTGGGAAAACGGAGCTTATGAAAGAACTCGCTCAAGGCATCACTTCTAACCACCCTGAAGTGGAATTGATTATCCTTTTAGTGGATGAGCGCCCTGAAGAAGTAACAGATATGCAACGAAGCGTTAAAGGTCAAGTTTTTAGCTCCACTTTTGATTTGCCCGCAAACAACCACATAAGAATCGCTGAATTGGTTTTAGAAAGAGCTAAAAGACGAGTGGAAATGGGCAAAGATGTGGTGGTTTTATTAGATTCTATCACTCGTTTAGCAAGAGCCTATAACGCTGTAACGCCTTCAAGCGGTAAGGTCTTAAGTGGGGGCGTGGATGCAAACGCTTTACACAGACCCAAGCGCTTTTTTGGAGCCGCAAGGAATATTGAAGAGGGTGGGAGTTTAACGATTATCGCTACTGCGTTGATTGAAACGGGTTCAAGAATGGATGAGGTGATTTTTGAAGAATTTAAAGGCACTGGGAATAGCGAAATTGTTTTAGCGAGAAATATTGCAGACAGGCGCATTTATCCGGCCTTTGATATTTTAAAATCCGGCACACGAAAGGATAATATCTTACTTGGAAAAGACCGCTTGACTAAAGTGTGGGTCTTAAGAAATGTGATGCAACAAATGGATGATGTGGAAGCTTTAAGCTTTGTGTATTCTAAAATGCAACAAACTAAAGACAACGAAGAATTTTTAAATTTAATGAACGAAAAATAA
- the murI gene encoding glutamate racemase, with protein sequence MKIGVFDSGVGGFSVLKSLLKAQLFDEIIYYGDSARVPYGTKDSATIKQFSLEALDFFKPHEIELLIVACNTASALALETMQKHSKIPIVGVIEPSILAIKQHVKDKNTPILVLGTKATIRSSAYDNALKQQGYLNVSHLATSLFVPLIEENVLEGELLETCMRYYFAPLKIFPEVIILGCTHFPLIAQKIESYFVEHFALSTPPLLIHSGDAIVEYLQQKYALKKNVYAFPKIEFHASGDVIWLEQQAKEWLKL encoded by the coding sequence ATGAAAATAGGCGTTTTTGATAGCGGTGTGGGGGGGTTTAGCGTTTTAAAAAGCCTTTTAAAAGCACAATTATTTGATGAAATCATCTATTATGGCGATAGCGCTAGAGTGCCTTATGGCACCAAAGACTCCGCCACGATCAAGCAATTTAGCTTAGAAGCTTTGGATTTTTTCAAACCCCATGAGATTGAATTGTTGATTGTGGCATGCAACACGGCGAGCGCTTTGGCTTTAGAAACAATGCAAAAGCATTCCAAAATCCCTATTGTGGGCGTGATTGAACCAAGTATTTTAGCAATCAAACAACATGTTAAAGATAAAAACACCCCTATTTTAGTGCTAGGGACAAAAGCGACTATCCGATCTAGCGCTTATGATAACGCCCTAAAACAACAAGGCTATTTGAATGTTTCGCATTTAGCCACTTCTCTTTTTGTGCCTTTGATTGAAGAAAATGTTTTAGAGGGCGAATTGCTAGAAACTTGCATGCGTTATTATTTCGCCCCATTAAAGATTTTTCCTGAAGTAATTATTCTAGGTTGCACGCATTTTCCCTTAATCGCTCAAAAAATTGAGAGCTATTTTGTGGAGCATTTTGCCCTTTCAACGCCCCCCCTACTCATCCACTCTGGCGATGCTATTGTAGAATATTTGCAACAAAAATACGCCCTTAAGAAAAATGTCTATGCATTCCCTAAAATAGAATTTCATGCGAGTGGCGATGTGATCTGGCTAGAACAACAAGCTAAAGAATGGCTCAAATTGTAA
- a CDS encoding tetratricopeptide repeat protein, which produces MFKDFYRTTLSFLKPLLLLLGLLLPFSLCIADEYISIRDDWDKIARNHKTYYFENGLDHFNQGQYKQAFKDFREAQEYGIGLGNVYLAKMYLEGKGVKVDYKKAQLYAKNAIKGYGSGFLGGALILGHMQTEGLGMKKDLKQALKTYRHVVRIFSNKSTNFANNFRPNLAEFTSMLIGTRFIDLSGLSANPEKFGKKFGRLTSLAIQAGIPHKTPSWEDIAEISNNIILLKQQMGEILYRIGIAYKEGLGTKKKKNKAKKFLQKSAEFGYEKAMEAL; this is translated from the coding sequence ATGTTTAAAGATTTTTATCGCACCACTCTCTCTTTTTTAAAGCCTCTATTGCTTTTATTGGGTTTATTGTTGCCGTTTTCGCTTTGTATAGCTGATGAATATATTAGTATAAGGGATGATTGGGATAAAATTGCGCGAAATCATAAGACATATTATTTTGAAAATGGTTTAGACCATTTTAATCAAGGCCAATACAAGCAAGCCTTTAAAGATTTTAGAGAGGCGCAAGAATACGGCATTGGGCTTGGCAATGTTTATTTAGCCAAAATGTATTTGGAGGGAAAGGGCGTGAAAGTGGATTACAAAAAAGCGCAACTCTATGCAAAAAACGCTATCAAAGGGTATGGGAGCGGATTTTTAGGAGGTGCTTTAATTTTAGGGCACATGCAAACAGAAGGCTTAGGGATGAAAAAGGATTTGAAACAAGCGCTTAAGACTTACAGGCATGTGGTTCGCATATTTTCTAATAAAAGCACAAATTTTGCTAACAATTTTAGACCAAACCTTGCGGAATTTACTAGTATGCTTATTGGAACACGATTCATTGATCTTTCAGGTTTGAGCGCGAATCCTGAAAAATTTGGAAAGAAATTTGGAAGACTTACGAGTTTAGCCATTCAAGCTGGGATACCTCATAAGACACCTTCTTGGGAAGATATCGCTGAAATTTCAAACAATATTATTTTGCTCAAACAACAAATGGGGGAGATCCTTTATAGAATCGGAATCGCTTATAAAGAAGGGCTTGGCACCAAAAAGAAAAAGAACAAGGCTAAAAAATTCCTGCAAAAATCTGCGGAGTTTGGTTATGAAAAAGCTATGGAAGCTTTGTAA
- the glnA gene encoding type I glutamate--ammonia ligase gives MITRTQNTESKIKEFFAFCKENEVEFVDFRFSDIKGTWNHIAYSFGALTHDMFKEGIPFDASSFKGWQSIEHSDMILTPDLVRYFIDPFSADVSVVVFCDVYDVYKNQPYEKCPRSIAKKALKHLKDLGLGDVAYFGAENEFFIFDSIKIKDASNSQYYEVDSEEGEWNRDRSFENGVNYGHRPGKQGGYLPVPPTDTMMDIRTEIVKVLNQVGLETFVVHHEVAQAQGEVGVKFGDLVEAADNVQKLKYVVKMVAHLNGKTATFMPKPLYGDNGSGMHTHVSIWKNNENLFSGETYKGLSELALHFLGGVLHHAKGLAAFTNASTNSYKRLIPGYEAPSILTYSSNNRSASVRIPYGISKTSARFEFRFPDSSSNPYLAFGAILMAGIDGVKNKIDPGEAMDINLFKLTLDEIREKGIKQMPHTLRRSLEAMLADRQYLKEGQVFSEEFIQAYQSLKFNTEVFPWESKPHPFEFITTYSC, from the coding sequence ATGATAACAAGAACTCAAAATACTGAAAGCAAAATCAAAGAATTTTTTGCATTTTGCAAAGAAAATGAAGTGGAATTTGTGGATTTTAGATTCAGCGATATTAAAGGCACTTGGAATCATATCGCTTATTCTTTTGGGGCTTTAACGCATGACATGTTTAAAGAGGGGATCCCTTTTGATGCGAGCTCTTTTAAAGGTTGGCAAAGCATTGAACACTCTGATATGATTTTAACCCCTGATTTGGTGCGTTACTTCATTGACCCTTTTAGTGCAGATGTGAGCGTGGTCGTGTTTTGCGATGTTTATGATGTGTATAAAAACCAGCCTTATGAAAAATGCCCTAGAAGTATCGCTAAAAAAGCCTTAAAGCATTTAAAGGATTTAGGTTTGGGCGATGTGGCTTATTTTGGTGCGGAGAATGAATTTTTTATCTTTGATTCCATTAAGATTAAAGACGCTTCCAATTCCCAATACTACGAAGTGGATAGCGAAGAGGGCGAATGGAATAGGGATAGAAGTTTTGAAAATGGCGTGAATTATGGGCATAGACCGGGCAAGCAAGGGGGCTATTTGCCTGTGCCACCGACGGATACGATGATGGATATTCGCACTGAAATTGTGAAAGTCTTGAATCAAGTGGGGCTAGAAACTTTTGTTGTCCATCATGAAGTCGCGCAAGCACAAGGTGAAGTGGGCGTGAAATTTGGGGATCTAGTGGAAGCGGCTGATAATGTCCAAAAACTCAAATATGTGGTTAAAATGGTCGCTCACTTGAACGGCAAAACCGCCACTTTCATGCCAAAACCTTTGTATGGGGATAATGGGAGTGGGATGCACACCCATGTGAGCATTTGGAAAAACAATGAAAACCTTTTTAGTGGCGAAACTTACAAGGGCTTGAGCGAGTTGGCGTTGCATTTTTTAGGGGGCGTGTTGCACCACGCTAAAGGGTTAGCCGCTTTCACTAACGCTTCTACTAATTCTTATAAACGCCTAATTCCAGGCTATGAAGCCCCATCTATTCTAACTTATTCTTCTAACAATAGGAGTGCGAGCGTTCGTATTCCTTATGGGATTTCTAAAACTAGCGCGAGGTTTGAATTCAGATTCCCAGATAGCTCGTCAAACCCCTACTTGGCTTTTGGGGCTATTTTAATGGCAGGTATTGATGGCGTTAAAAATAAGATTGATCCGGGCGAAGCGATGGATATTAACCTTTTCAAATTGACTTTAGATGAAATCAGAGAAAAGGGCATCAAACAAATGCCCCATACTCTAAGGAGATCATTAGAAGCGATGTTAGCCGATAGGCAGTATTTAAAAGAGGGGCAAGTCTTTAGCGAAGAATTTATCCAAGCCTACCAATCGCTTAAATTCAATACCGAAGTGTTTCCATGGGAGAGCAAACCCCATCCTTTTGAATTTATCACCACTTATTCATGTTAA
- the rplI gene encoding 50S ribosomal protein L9: MKVLLLEDVKNLGKAGEVCEVKDGYGNNFLIANKKAKLATNEVINKYKAEVKKKAETEALEKAQKLQMAETLQTVTLTIHKKVGANGSLFGAITKEEITERLKEHHANLNLDKKDIELKHPIKSTGIYEIEVKLGSGIVGVFKIDVVAE, encoded by the coding sequence ATGAAAGTTCTATTACTAGAAGATGTGAAAAATTTAGGCAAAGCGGGTGAAGTGTGTGAGGTTAAAGATGGCTATGGGAATAACTTCTTAATCGCCAACAAAAAAGCCAAACTAGCCACTAACGAAGTGATCAACAAATACAAAGCCGAAGTTAAAAAGAAAGCTGAAACAGAAGCCCTAGAAAAAGCACAAAAATTGCAAATGGCAGAGACCTTACAAACCGTCACACTAACTATCCATAAAAAAGTCGGTGCGAATGGCTCTTTATTTGGAGCGATCACTAAAGAAGAGATCACCGAGCGTTTGAAAGAACACCATGCAAATTTAAATTTAGATAAAAAAGACATTGAGCTCAAACACCCCATTAAAAGCACAGGGATTTATGAGATTGAAGTCAAGCTTGGATCAGGGATTGTGGGCGTGTTTAAAATTGATGTAGTGGCTGAGTAG
- the hslV gene encoding ATP-dependent protease subunit HslV, with protein sequence MFEATTILGYRGEFNNKKFALIGGDGQVTLGNCVVKANATKIRSLYHNQVLSGFAGSTADAFSLFDMFERILESKKGDLFKSVVDFSKEWRKDKYLRRLEAMMIVLNLDHIFILSGTGDVLEAEDNKIAAIGSGGNYALSAARALDCFAHLEPKKLVEESLKIAGDLCIYTNTNIKILEL encoded by the coding sequence ATGTTTGAAGCGACGACGATTTTGGGCTATAGAGGGGAATTTAATAATAAGAAGTTTGCGCTCATTGGAGGCGATGGGCAGGTAACTTTGGGTAATTGCGTAGTCAAAGCCAATGCGACTAAAATCAGAAGCTTGTATCACAACCAGGTTTTAAGTGGGTTTGCTGGGAGTACTGCGGACGCTTTTAGCTTGTTTGATATGTTTGAACGCATTTTAGAGAGCAAAAAAGGGGATTTGTTTAAAAGCGTTGTGGATTTTAGCAAAGAATGGCGCAAAGATAAGTATTTACGCCGATTGGAAGCCATGATGATCGTTTTAAATTTAGATCATATTTTTATTTTGAGTGGCACAGGCGATGTTTTAGAAGCTGAAGATAATAAAATCGCCGCTATTGGGAGTGGGGGGAATTACGCTTTGAGCGCGGCTAGGGCTTTAGATTGTTTCGCTCATTTAGAGCCTAAAAAACTCGTAGAAGAATCCTTAAAAATCGCAGGGGATCTTTGCATTTACACCAACACGAATATTAAAATTTTGGAGCTTTAA
- the hslU gene encoding HslU--HslV peptidase ATPase subunit: protein MSKLNMTPREIVTYLDEYIIEQKEAKKFIAIALRNRYRRLQLEKSLQEEITPKNILMIGSTGVGKTEIARRMAKIMKLPFVKVEASKYTEVGFVGRDVESMVRDLVNNSVLLVENEHKEKLKDKIEEAVVEKIAKKLLPPLPSGVSEEKKQEYANSLLRMQQRIVQGELDSREIEIEVRKKSIEIDSNVPPEILRVQENLIKVFHKEQDKVKKTLSVKEAKEALKAEISDTLLDSEAIKMEGLKRAESSGVIFIDEIDKIAISPKEGGRQDPSKEGVQRDLLPIVEGSVVNTKYGSIKTEHILFIAAGAFHLSKPSDLIPELQGRFPLRVELENLTEEIMYMILTQTKTSIIKQYQALLKVEGVEVAFEDDAIKELAKLSYNANQKSEDIGARRLHTTIEKVLEDISFEAEDYSGQKVTITKELVQSKLGDLVADENLVKYIL from the coding sequence ATGTCTAAATTGAATATGACCCCAAGAGAGATTGTCACTTATTTAGATGAATACATCATTGAGCAAAAGGAAGCTAAAAAATTTATCGCTATCGCTTTAAGGAATCGTTATAGGCGTTTGCAACTTGAAAAATCCTTACAAGAAGAAATCACGCCTAAAAACATTTTAATGATTGGCTCTACCGGTGTGGGTAAAACTGAAATCGCAAGAAGAATGGCAAAAATCATGAAACTCCCCTTTGTGAAAGTGGAAGCGAGCAAATACACGGAAGTGGGTTTTGTGGGTCGTGATGTGGAGTCTATGGTAAGAGATTTAGTCAATAACAGCGTGCTTTTAGTGGAAAATGAGCATAAAGAAAAGTTAAAAGACAAGATTGAAGAGGCAGTTGTAGAAAAGATCGCTAAAAAACTTTTACCCCCCTTGCCTAGTGGCGTAAGCGAAGAAAAAAAACAAGAATACGCTAATAGCCTTTTAAGAATGCAACAAAGAATCGTGCAAGGCGAATTGGATAGTAGAGAAATTGAAATTGAAGTGCGTAAAAAAAGCATAGAGATTGACTCTAATGTGCCGCCTGAAATTTTAAGGGTTCAAGAAAACTTGATTAAGGTTTTTCATAAAGAACAGGATAAAGTCAAAAAAACTTTAAGCGTCAAAGAGGCTAAAGAAGCCCTAAAAGCAGAAATTAGCGACACGCTTTTAGATAGTGAAGCCATTAAAATGGAAGGCTTGAAGCGTGCGGAAAGTTCAGGGGTGATTTTTATTGATGAAATTGATAAGATCGCTATAAGCCCTAAAGAAGGAGGCCGTCAAGATCCTAGTAAAGAGGGGGTTCAAAGGGATTTGTTACCAATCGTAGAAGGGAGTGTAGTCAATACAAAGTATGGTTCTATTAAAACAGAGCATATTTTATTCATTGCAGCAGGGGCGTTCCATCTTTCTAAGCCAAGCGATTTGATCCCTGAATTGCAAGGGCGTTTCCCTTTAAGGGTGGAGTTAGAGAATTTAACCGAAGAAATCATGTATATGATTTTAACCCAAACTAAAACCTCTATCATCAAGCAATACCAAGCCCTTTTAAAAGTGGAGGGCGTAGAAGTTGCGTTTGAAGACGATGCGATCAAAGAGTTAGCCAAACTTTCTTATAACGCCAATCAAAAAAGCGAAGATATAGGCGCTAGAAGGTTGCACACCACCATTGAAAAAGTGCTAGAAGACATTAGTTTTGAAGCGGAGGATTATTCTGGGCAAAAGGTGACTATCACTAAAGAATTAGTCCAATCAAAGCTAGGGGATTTAGTGGCTGATGAAAATTTAGTGAAGTATATTTTATAA
- the era gene encoding GTPase Era, whose amino-acid sequence MKTKVGFVALIGKPNAGKSTLLNTLLNAHLALVSHKANATRKLMKCIVPFKDKEGYESQIIFLDTPGLHHQEKLLNQCMLSQALKAMGDAELCVFLASVHDDLKGYEEFLNLCQKPHILALSKIDTATHKQVLQKLQEYQQYASQFLSLIPLSAKKSQNLNALLECISEHLSPSAWLFEKDLMSDEKMRDIYKEIIRESLFCFLSDEIPYESDVIIDKFIEEECIDKVYAHIIVEKESQKKIVIGKNGVNIKRIGTNARLKMQEVGEKKVFLNLQVIAQKSWSKEEKSLQKLGYIYQRNRD is encoded by the coding sequence ATGAAAACTAAGGTGGGCTTTGTAGCTCTTATAGGCAAACCAAACGCTGGAAAAAGCACTCTTTTAAACACTTTATTAAACGCTCATTTAGCTCTCGTTTCGCATAAGGCTAATGCGACAAGAAAATTAATGAAATGCATTGTGCCTTTTAAAGATAAAGAAGGTTATGAGAGCCAAATCATTTTTTTAGACACGCCAGGACTCCACCATCAAGAAAAATTACTCAACCAATGCATGCTCTCACAGGCGTTAAAAGCGATGGGCGATGCTGAATTGTGCGTCTTTTTAGCTTCTGTGCATGATGATTTAAAAGGGTATGAAGAGTTTTTGAATTTGTGTCAAAAACCCCACATTTTGGCTTTAAGTAAGATTGATACAGCCACGCATAAGCAAGTTTTACAAAAATTACAGGAGTATCAACAATACGCATCGCAATTCTTGTCTCTCATACCTTTGAGTGCGAAAAAATCTCAAAATTTAAATGCACTTTTAGAATGCATTAGCGAACATTTAAGCCCTAGTGCATGGCTTTTTGAAAAGGATTTAATGAGCGATGAAAAAATGCGCGATATTTATAAGGAAATCATTAGAGAGAGTTTGTTTTGTTTTTTGAGCGATGAAATCCCTTATGAAAGCGATGTGATCATCGATAAATTTATAGAAGAAGAATGTATAGATAAGGTGTATGCACACATCATCGTAGAAAAAGAAAGCCAAAAAAAAATCGTGATAGGCAAAAATGGGGTGAATATCAAACGCATCGGGACTAACGCACGGTTGAAAATGCAAGAAGTGGGCGAAAAAAAAGTTTTTTTAAACTTGCAAGTGATCGCTCAAAAATCATGGAGCAAGGAAGAAAAGAGCTTGCAAAAACTGGGTTATATTTATCAAAGGAATAGGGATTGA
- the csd6 gene encoding cell shape-determining L,D-carboxypeptidase Csd6, whose protein sequence is MKKILSALLMGFVGLSASDRLSEIVRLYQKQGLEVVGQKLDSYLADKSFWTEELQNKDTDFGYYQNKQFLFVADKSKPNLEFYEINDNMLKKINGSKALVGSKKGDKTLEGDLATPIGVYRITQKLERLDQYYGVLAFVTNYPNLYDTLKKRTGHGIWVHGMPLNGDRNELNTKGCIAIENQLLSSYDKILKGEKAFLITYEDKFFPSTKEELAMILSTLFQWKDAWTKGDFERYMSFYNPNFTRYDGMKFNAFKEYKKRVFAKNEKKNIAFSSINVIPYPNSQNKRLFYVVFNQDYKAYQQNKLSYSSNSQKELYIEIENNQASIVVEK, encoded by the coding sequence TTGAAAAAAATATTATCGGCTCTGTTAATGGGCTTTGTGGGATTGAGTGCTAGTGATCGTTTGTCAGAAATTGTGCGGCTTTATCAAAAGCAAGGCTTAGAAGTGGTGGGTCAAAAGCTAGATTCTTATTTAGCGGATAAATCTTTTTGGACAGAAGAGCTTCAAAATAAGGACACGGATTTTGGCTATTATCAAAACAAGCAGTTTTTATTTGTCGCTGATAAGTCTAAACCCAATTTAGAGTTTTATGAAATCAATGACAACATGCTTAAAAAAATCAATGGCTCTAAAGCCCTCGTAGGTTCTAAAAAGGGCGATAAAACTTTAGAGGGCGATTTGGCTACGCCTATTGGAGTGTATCGTATCACGCAGAAATTAGAGCGCTTGGATCAATACTATGGCGTTTTAGCTTTTGTAACGAATTACCCTAATTTGTATGACACCTTGAAAAAACGCACTGGGCATGGCATTTGGGTGCATGGAATGCCTTTAAATGGCGATAGGAATGAATTGAACACCAAGGGTTGCATTGCGATTGAAAATCAACTTTTAAGCTCTTATGATAAAATATTGAAAGGCGAAAAAGCGTTTCTTATCACCTATGAAGACAAGTTTTTCCCTAGCACTAAAGAAGAATTGGCTATGATTTTAAGCACCCTTTTTCAATGGAAAGACGCTTGGACTAAAGGCGATTTTGAACGCTACATGAGTTTTTATAACCCCAATTTCACTCGTTATGACGGCATGAAATTCAACGCTTTTAAAGAGTATAAAAAAAGGGTGTTTGCGAAAAACGAAAAAAAGAATATCGCTTTTTCTTCTATCAATGTGATCCCTTACCCCAACTCTCAAAACAAACGCTTGTTTTATGTGGTGTTTAACCAAGATTACAAAGCCTACCAACAAAACAAGCTCTCTTATAGCTCCAATTCTCAAAAAGAACTCTATATAGAGATTGAAAACAATCAAGCGTCTATTGTGGTGGAAAAATAA
- a CDS encoding AAA domain-containing protein has product MFLIQGLPGAGKTTVIKEIVFQILNASRFARVCIISQQNIAVDNVLNGLQVGY; this is encoded by the coding sequence ATCTTTTTAATCCAAGGTCTCCCAGGGGCAGGCAAAACAACCGTGATTAAAGAAATCGTATTTCAAATTCTCAACGCTAGCCGTTTTGCTAGGGTGTGTATTATCTCTCAGCAAAATATAGCTGTAGATAATGTGTTGAACGGCTTGCAAGTAGGGTATTAG